In a single window of the Candidatus Krumholzibacteriia bacterium genome:
- the typA gene encoding translational GTPase TypA encodes MSLRNIAIIAHVDHGKTTLVDEVMKQCKLFRKGQEVAERLLDSHDLERERGITIRSKNISVNYGDVRINLIDTPGHADFGGEVERVLKMADGVLLLVDAFEGPMPQTRFVLQKALQLHLKPIVVINKVDRPGARPLEVHDEVLDLFIDLNADENQLEFPTAYAAGRDGWAVADMGAERKDLTPLLDMIVEHIPAPLVKDGPLQLLCTALDHSDYVGRIGIGRVFRGKVRSGETVALIKRDGSTETAPIKQLFQFDGLGRREVQEVSCGDICAVVGLSEVEIGDTLSDPLNPEPLPLIAMDEPTLTMSFLVNTSPFFGKEGKYCSSRQLRERLYKETERDMALRVEDTASPDEFKVSGRGILHLSILMETMRRESYEFMVGQPRVIFKEIDGKKAEPVEVLSVDVAKEHSGTVIEHLGTRRGEMVKMENRDGRSLLEFHVPSRGLIGFRSRMLRATSGEITLNHRFFQYEYFKGSIPHRQTGSIVSMAQGAAVSFALDALQDRGRFFVDPGEELYAGMIIGESPKEGDIVVNAQKSKKLTNMRSSSSDRGLKVAPAVKCSLEECLEHISFDEYVEITPQSIRMRKALLDENNRKRESRASAKLASDTK; translated from the coding sequence ATGAGCCTTCGCAACATTGCAATCATTGCCCATGTCGATCACGGAAAGACGACCCTCGTGGACGAGGTCATGAAACAGTGCAAGCTGTTTCGCAAAGGGCAGGAAGTTGCCGAGCGTCTTCTCGATTCCCATGATCTTGAGCGTGAGCGGGGCATTACGATCCGCTCCAAGAACATCTCGGTCAATTATGGCGATGTGCGCATCAACCTCATCGACACTCCCGGCCATGCGGACTTTGGAGGCGAAGTAGAGCGTGTTCTGAAAATGGCCGACGGAGTCTTGCTCCTGGTCGATGCCTTTGAGGGCCCGATGCCCCAGACCCGCTTTGTCCTTCAAAAAGCCCTTCAGCTTCACCTGAAGCCCATCGTGGTGATCAACAAGGTGGACCGCCCCGGTGCGAGACCGCTCGAGGTGCATGATGAGGTCCTCGATCTTTTCATCGACCTGAATGCCGATGAGAATCAGTTGGAGTTCCCGACAGCCTATGCCGCGGGTCGCGATGGCTGGGCGGTGGCTGACATGGGAGCCGAGCGCAAGGATCTGACTCCCCTGCTGGACATGATTGTCGAGCATATTCCTGCACCGCTCGTGAAGGATGGGCCGCTACAGTTGCTCTGCACAGCGCTGGATCACAGTGACTATGTCGGCAGGATCGGCATCGGTCGGGTCTTCCGCGGGAAAGTGCGAAGCGGGGAAACCGTGGCCCTCATCAAGAGGGATGGAAGTACCGAAACCGCCCCGATAAAACAGCTCTTTCAATTTGATGGTCTCGGTAGGCGCGAAGTGCAGGAGGTCTCCTGCGGAGACATCTGTGCCGTAGTGGGGCTTTCAGAGGTAGAGATCGGCGATACCTTGTCCGATCCCCTGAATCCTGAACCCCTGCCCCTGATCGCCATGGACGAGCCCACGCTCACCATGAGTTTCCTCGTGAACACGAGCCCCTTCTTCGGGAAGGAAGGCAAGTATTGCAGCAGCCGCCAACTTCGTGAGCGGCTGTACAAGGAAACCGAGCGTGACATGGCGCTCCGGGTGGAAGACACGGCAAGCCCGGATGAGTTCAAGGTTTCCGGTCGCGGCATTTTGCACCTGTCCATTCTGATGGAAACCATGCGACGCGAAAGCTACGAGTTCATGGTCGGCCAGCCCCGGGTCATCTTCAAGGAAATCGACGGGAAGAAGGCGGAGCCGGTGGAGGTTCTCTCGGTCGATGTGGCCAAGGAACATTCCGGAACCGTGATCGAGCATCTGGGAACCCGCCGCGGCGAGATGGTGAAGATGGAGAATCGTGATGGACGGAGCCTGCTTGAGTTTCATGTTCCCAGCCGTGGCCTGATCGGTTTCCGAAGTCGGATGCTCCGGGCAACTTCGGGCGAGATCACACTGAACCACCGCTTCTTTCAATACGAGTACTTCAAGGGATCGATTCCCCATCGGCAGACCGGGAGTATTGTCTCCATGGCTCAGGGTGCTGCCGTGTCCTTCGCGCTGGATGCTCTCCAGGATCGGGGACGCTTCTTTGTGGACCCGGGAGAGGAACTCTATGCCGGCATGATCATCGGCGAGAGTCCCAAAGAGGGAGACATTGTGGTCAATGCACAGAAGTCCAAGAAGCTGACAAACATGCGGTCTTCCTCTTCGGATCGCGGTTTGAAAGTAGCTCCGGCCGTGAAGTGCAGCCTGGAGGAATGCCTCGAGCACATCTCCTTTGACGAATATGTGGAGATCACGCCCCAGTCGATTCGAATGCGCAAGGCTCTCCTCGATGAGAATAATCGCAAGCGAGAATCCCGGGCATCCGCAAAACTGGCATCGGATACGAAGTAG
- the dprA gene encoding DNA-processing protein DprA, with the protein MQTLQKLELSHRLLYHPNHFPKEAIRAEHLEGLLEKLRREGLAKEHLPSQKELQRQGEYCKEKGIRLILSGEAEYPAALLDLPQIPPLLFTMGSLPTIEKVSIVGSRRCSSRGQSFARQLAERLSGEKLCIVSGLARGIDRAAHEGAIEKGETLAVLGGGLDCIYPPEHGGLARKIMKEGALISEFPPGCRPRPFHFPRRNRIIAALSRVLILVEAGEKSGALSTAMHARELGRSVMVAPSCPLNPAARGSNRLLLEGALPVLSAGEVLEELGWGKQGGRVWNCERAREEGITDLETLSLKSGWPLDRVLRELSDWERSGEVRRETGGRFHFLALAEEGPAS; encoded by the coding sequence ATGCAGACCTTGCAAAAACTGGAACTCAGCCATCGACTTCTCTATCACCCGAATCACTTCCCGAAAGAAGCGATCCGGGCAGAGCATCTGGAAGGGCTCCTGGAAAAACTGCGCCGGGAAGGACTGGCGAAGGAGCATCTTCCTTCACAGAAAGAGCTTCAAAGGCAGGGCGAGTATTGCAAGGAGAAGGGGATCCGCTTGATCCTCAGCGGGGAAGCGGAGTACCCGGCGGCTCTTCTTGATCTCCCTCAGATTCCCCCGCTTCTTTTCACAATGGGTAGCCTTCCGACAATAGAGAAAGTTTCCATTGTGGGGAGCCGCCGCTGTTCTTCGCGGGGGCAAAGTTTCGCAAGGCAGCTTGCAGAGAGGCTGAGCGGGGAAAAGCTCTGCATCGTCAGCGGCCTGGCCCGGGGCATTGACCGTGCCGCCCATGAGGGAGCCATCGAAAAGGGGGAGACTCTTGCGGTCCTCGGCGGGGGACTCGATTGCATCTACCCTCCCGAGCATGGGGGGCTTGCGAGAAAAATCATGAAGGAAGGAGCACTGATCAGCGAGTTCCCGCCCGGATGCCGCCCGCGCCCCTTTCACTTTCCCCGTCGCAACCGCATCATTGCAGCCCTGTCCCGCGTCCTGATTCTTGTCGAGGCCGGCGAAAAGAGTGGCGCCCTGTCCACCGCAATGCATGCCCGGGAACTGGGTCGAAGCGTCATGGTGGCGCCTTCCTGCCCCCTGAACCCCGCAGCCAGGGGAAGCAACCGGCTCCTGCTCGAAGGAGCATTGCCTGTTCTCAGTGCAGGCGAAGTGCTGGAGGAACTGGGCTGGGGCAAGCAGGGGGGACGAGTCTGGAACTGCGAGCGTGCAAGGGAAGAAGGGATCACCGATCTTGAAACCTTGAGTCTCAAATCCGGATGGCCCCTGGATCGGGTACTTCGTGAACTCTCCGACTGGGAACGATCGGGCGAGGTGAGAAGAGAAACCGGCGGACGATTTCACTTCCTTGCTCTTGCAGAGGAAGGACCCGCAAGCTAG
- a CDS encoding lysophospholipid acyltransferase family protein, which translates to MESFLVRIGLRVFSCLPWPTLSVIGKYLGRLAWTLGIRRSSVRENLNIAFGKELDKPDRIARKCYECFGRTHLEYFALPRLREKGILESIEVEGREHLEAAQERGKGIILLMSHFGNWELVGLMGMHLGLDVHLLVGDLSNSRVDEQINEMRERLGLKILRRGMALRSTLKLLRENKTVLFPGDQEARYHGITVPMFGRRTLTHPGAAHFALKTGAAILMGFPIRDGSRFRFRFLPPILPEGEATKEAVIKWTAVHTAALESMVREFPEQWFWLHRRWKAAPKGEDGLPEKASLADPIREPGSAMP; encoded by the coding sequence ATGGAAAGTTTTCTGGTGAGGATCGGTCTCCGGGTCTTCTCCTGCCTTCCCTGGCCCACACTGAGTGTGATTGGAAAGTACCTGGGAAGGCTTGCCTGGACTCTCGGCATTCGCCGTTCGAGCGTCCGTGAAAACCTGAACATCGCCTTCGGGAAGGAACTGGACAAGCCCGACCGGATTGCCCGCAAGTGCTATGAGTGTTTCGGACGCACCCACCTTGAGTACTTCGCCCTGCCTCGCTTGCGAGAGAAGGGGATTCTGGAAAGCATCGAAGTGGAAGGTCGCGAGCATCTGGAGGCAGCGCAAGAGCGGGGCAAGGGGATCATTCTCCTGATGAGCCACTTCGGAAACTGGGAACTGGTCGGCCTGATGGGAATGCACCTGGGTCTCGATGTGCATCTTCTTGTCGGAGACTTGTCCAACTCCCGGGTGGACGAACAGATCAACGAAATGCGGGAACGCCTGGGGCTGAAGATCCTTCGCCGGGGCATGGCACTGCGAAGCACCCTGAAACTGCTGCGAGAGAACAAGACAGTTCTCTTCCCCGGCGACCAGGAGGCGCGCTACCACGGAATCACGGTTCCCATGTTCGGCCGCAGGACGCTAACTCACCCCGGCGCCGCTCACTTTGCCCTGAAAACCGGTGCTGCGATTCTCATGGGATTTCCGATTCGAGACGGATCCCGTTTCCGCTTTCGTTTTCTTCCTCCCATTCTCCCGGAGGGGGAGGCGACGAAAGAGGCGGTAATAAAATGGACCGCCGTTCACACGGCGGCCCTGGAATCGATGGTCCGGGAATTTCCGGAACAGTGGTTCTGGCTACATCGCCGCTGGAAGGCGGCGCCGAAAGGCGAGGACGGGCTTCCCGAGAAGGCTAGCTTGGCAGATCCGATCCGGGAACCAGGGTCTGCGATGCCTTGA
- a CDS encoding DUF3467 domain-containing protein — translation MSKDNPAQGHRINIELGEEMAPGTYANATVVTHSGSEFVFDFVRVVPGVPKAKVVERIIMAAPNAKAFMKTLEQNMQKFESMHGEIAVKASQTLVPGSDLPS, via the coding sequence ATGAGCAAGGATAATCCCGCACAGGGGCACAGGATCAATATCGAGTTGGGCGAGGAAATGGCGCCCGGTACTTATGCCAACGCGACCGTGGTCACACACTCGGGCAGCGAGTTCGTCTTCGACTTCGTGCGGGTCGTGCCCGGCGTTCCGAAGGCCAAGGTTGTCGAGCGCATCATCATGGCCGCCCCCAACGCCAAGGCTTTCATGAAAACCCTCGAACAGAACATGCAGAAGTTCGAGAGCATGCATGGAGAAATCGCGGTCAAGGCATCGCAGACCCTGGTTCCCGGATCGGATCTGCCAAGCTAG
- the rfaE1 gene encoding D-glycero-beta-D-manno-heptose-7-phosphate kinase produces the protein MNPDSSHSRKLKENLDAFAGLPVMVLGDLMLDVYLSGPVDRISPEGPVPVVDIQRRESRLGGAANVARNIAALGGKPLLLSLIGEDEAASELREILNSRGIDPAHLISDSSRKTTLKTRILGSGQQVCRFDSEDRSALPAELLRRIEDKALELLPQCRALLLSDYGKGVLEDHLVNKLMMEAGRRNIPVIVDPKEGHFSAYEGADLVTPNRNEAAASFGLPIHNDADLETVGLGLLQRLKLRSLMITLGGDGIALFEPGQKLRKFPALARHVYDVTGAGDTVVSVLSLAMAAGIGLEEGARIANLAAGRVVAEVGTAVATAGDILSASLDISMGQTASEPARILRREEVASWAEEQREKGRRLVFTNGCFDVLHFGHLSLLLESARQGDLLILGLNSDRSVKRLKGPHRPVNGEEERARLLSHLIPVDAVVIFEEETPLNLIQELKPDVLVKGGEYSEDEIVGAGEVRSWGGEVIRFPMQEGYSSTDLIHRNEESGESR, from the coding sequence ATGAACCCCGACTCCTCACATTCACGCAAGCTGAAGGAAAATCTCGATGCTTTTGCCGGGCTTCCGGTGATGGTACTCGGCGACCTGATGCTCGATGTCTACCTTTCGGGCCCCGTGGACAGGATCAGCCCCGAAGGGCCGGTTCCCGTGGTGGATATCCAGCGCCGGGAGAGTCGCCTCGGGGGCGCGGCCAATGTGGCGAGAAACATCGCAGCACTTGGCGGGAAACCACTTCTTCTGTCCCTCATCGGTGAAGACGAAGCCGCTTCGGAACTTCGCGAGATTCTCAATTCTCGCGGCATCGACCCCGCGCACCTGATCAGCGATTCCTCCCGGAAGACCACCCTGAAAACCCGCATTCTGGGAAGCGGACAGCAGGTCTGTCGTTTTGATTCCGAAGACCGCTCAGCGCTGCCCGCCGAATTACTCCGCCGAATTGAGGACAAGGCCCTGGAACTGCTTCCGCAATGCCGCGCCCTCCTGCTTTCTGACTACGGGAAGGGCGTGCTCGAGGACCACCTCGTCAACAAACTCATGATGGAGGCAGGACGGAGAAACATCCCGGTCATTGTGGATCCCAAGGAGGGGCATTTTTCCGCCTACGAGGGGGCTGATCTCGTAACACCGAACCGGAACGAAGCAGCGGCTTCCTTCGGTCTGCCCATTCACAATGACGCGGATCTGGAGACCGTGGGACTCGGTCTGCTCCAGCGTCTGAAGCTGCGCAGCCTCATGATCACTCTCGGGGGCGATGGCATTGCGCTCTTTGAACCCGGTCAAAAACTTCGGAAGTTTCCGGCACTGGCCCGCCATGTCTACGATGTCACCGGAGCGGGCGACACCGTGGTCTCCGTCCTCAGTCTGGCGATGGCTGCGGGCATTGGCCTGGAAGAAGGTGCCCGCATTGCGAATCTGGCCGCCGGGCGAGTGGTCGCAGAAGTGGGAACAGCGGTCGCCACCGCCGGAGACATCCTCTCTGCCTCTCTGGATATTTCCATGGGACAGACCGCTTCGGAGCCGGCCCGGATTCTCCGCCGGGAAGAAGTGGCCTCCTGGGCTGAAGAGCAGCGAGAGAAGGGACGAAGGCTGGTATTCACCAATGGCTGTTTCGATGTCCTTCACTTCGGCCATCTGTCCCTGCTTCTCGAGTCTGCAAGGCAGGGAGACCTTCTGATCCTGGGTCTCAACAGTGATCGCTCGGTGAAGCGTCTTAAAGGCCCGCATCGTCCGGTCAACGGAGAAGAGGAAAGAGCACGACTTCTTTCCCATCTGATTCCTGTCGATGCAGTGGTGATTTTCGAGGAAGAAACTCCCCTGAACCTGATTCAGGAGTTGAAGCCCGATGTTCTGGTCAAGGGCGGGGAGTACAGCGAGGATGAAATTGTCGGGGCAGGGGAAGTCCGTTCCTGGGGGGGCGAAGTGATTCGTTTTCCCATGCAGGAGGGATATTCCTCCACAGACTTGATTCACAGGAATGAGGAATCCGGCGAAAGCCGATGA
- the sucC gene encoding ADP-forming succinate--CoA ligase subunit beta, giving the protein MKIHEYQAKQIFRRFDMPIPEDRVATTPEEVKQAAKQLGGGLTVVKAQVLVGGRGKAGGVKLAENPNDAREKAETILGMDLKGLTVRKVLVTPAVDIRDEYYLGIVQDRAAQAPTLMVSAAGGVDIEEVARTSPEKIVKYRIDPVRGLRAFEARKVAFQIADGRVAIRIADMIRRLWLAYDSVDASLAEINPLVVTPEDKVWAIDAKINLDDNGLFRQGDIAEWRDPDESEPEENEAREAGLSFVKLEGNVGCVVNGAGLAMATMDLVKYYGGEPANFLDVGGSSNPDKVVKALDIITRDSNVKCILFNIFGGITRCDDIARGIIEAKRRIDISVPVVVRLIGTNEEEGRALLAETDLVPAETMDEAVQKSIELAGGAA; this is encoded by the coding sequence GTGAAGATCCATGAGTATCAGGCGAAGCAGATCTTTCGGCGCTTTGACATGCCGATTCCGGAGGATCGCGTGGCGACGACTCCCGAAGAGGTCAAACAGGCGGCAAAGCAACTGGGTGGCGGTTTGACAGTGGTGAAGGCGCAGGTTCTTGTCGGCGGTCGCGGCAAGGCCGGCGGCGTGAAGCTCGCCGAGAATCCGAACGATGCGCGCGAGAAGGCGGAGACCATTCTCGGAATGGATCTCAAGGGACTGACGGTCCGCAAGGTTCTCGTGACTCCGGCCGTGGACATTCGCGATGAATACTATCTGGGCATCGTGCAGGACCGGGCTGCCCAGGCTCCCACACTGATGGTCTCTGCGGCCGGCGGCGTGGACATCGAGGAAGTTGCACGCACGAGCCCGGAGAAAATCGTCAAGTACCGGATCGACCCGGTGCGGGGCCTGCGCGCCTTTGAGGCACGCAAGGTGGCCTTTCAGATCGCTGATGGTCGTGTCGCCATTCGGATCGCTGACATGATCCGCCGTCTCTGGCTGGCCTATGACTCCGTGGATGCTTCTCTGGCCGAGATCAATCCCCTTGTCGTCACTCCCGAAGACAAGGTCTGGGCCATCGATGCGAAGATCAACCTGGACGACAACGGGCTTTTCCGCCAGGGCGACATTGCCGAGTGGAGAGATCCCGATGAAAGCGAGCCCGAGGAAAACGAGGCACGGGAAGCGGGTCTCAGTTTCGTGAAGCTGGAAGGCAATGTGGGCTGTGTTGTCAACGGAGCGGGCCTGGCAATGGCTACCATGGATCTTGTGAAATACTATGGGGGAGAGCCGGCGAACTTTCTGGATGTGGGCGGCTCCTCCAATCCGGACAAGGTGGTGAAGGCGCTGGACATCATCACCCGGGACTCGAATGTGAAGTGCATTCTCTTTAATATTTTCGGAGGGATCACCCGTTGCGATGATATCGCACGAGGCATTATCGAGGCAAAACGGCGCATCGACATTTCCGTGCCGGTGGTGGTTCGCCTCATCGGCACCAATGAAGAGGAAGGTCGCGCCCTGCTTGCGGAAACGGATCTTGTTCCCGCAGAAACCATGGACGAGGCTGTGCAGAAATCCATCGAGCTGGCGGGAGGTGCGGCATGA
- the sucD gene encoding succinate--CoA ligase subunit alpha, which translates to MSIFINKETRLLVQGITGRDGGFHAEQMKAYGTNLVAGVTPGKGGQEAVGVPVFHTVSEAVDATGANTSCIFVPPAMASDAILEAVNAGIQTIIAVTEGVPVSDMNRVMPQVREKGARLIGPNCPGLISPGQSKVGILPASIVKEGPVGLVSRSGTLTYEVVDQLSRNGLGQTTCIGIGGDSVIGTNFIDCLDAFQQDPATEAVVMIGEIGGTDEEEAADFIRDHMDKLVVAFIAGQTAPPGKRMGHAGAIISGGSGTAEEKIEKLSSVGIPVAEIPSQIVALLQKNYSPSK; encoded by the coding sequence ATGAGTATCTTCATCAACAAGGAAACGAGGCTCCTCGTTCAGGGAATCACCGGGCGCGATGGAGGCTTTCACGCAGAACAGATGAAGGCCTATGGCACGAATCTCGTGGCGGGGGTCACGCCCGGCAAGGGCGGCCAGGAAGCCGTGGGGGTGCCGGTCTTTCACACGGTCTCCGAAGCGGTGGACGCGACCGGAGCGAACACTTCCTGCATTTTCGTCCCTCCGGCCATGGCCTCCGATGCGATTCTCGAAGCAGTGAATGCGGGCATCCAGACCATCATCGCTGTCACCGAAGGCGTTCCGGTATCGGACATGAACCGGGTCATGCCCCAGGTGCGGGAGAAGGGAGCCCGCCTCATTGGCCCCAACTGCCCGGGCCTGATTTCTCCGGGGCAGTCCAAGGTGGGCATCCTCCCGGCCAGCATTGTCAAGGAAGGTCCGGTGGGTCTCGTCAGTCGCTCGGGAACCCTGACCTATGAAGTGGTGGATCAGCTCAGCCGCAATGGACTGGGGCAAACCACCTGCATTGGAATCGGGGGCGATTCGGTCATCGGGACCAATTTCATCGACTGTCTCGACGCTTTCCAGCAGGATCCGGCAACGGAGGCCGTCGTCATGATCGGAGAAATCGGGGGCACGGACGAGGAAGAGGCCGCCGACTTCATCCGGGATCACATGGACAAGCTGGTGGTGGCCTTCATTGCCGGTCAAACGGCGCCTCCGGGAAAAAGGATGGGCCACGCAGGAGCCATTATCTCGGGCGGTTCGGGAACTGCCGAGGAGAAGATCGAAAAGCTCTCCTCCGTAGGGATCCCCGTCGCCGAGATTCCCAGTCAAATTGTTGCGCTATTACAGAAAAACTACAGCCCATCGAAGTAA
- the ndk gene encoding nucleoside-diphosphate kinase, with translation MSKTYLMIKPELVADQKIGEVLKMLSDNGFRIERLELKKLSMETVKQFYAEHEGKPFFPDLLSYITGGPVVAVALEKESAVPDLRTLVGATNPEEAAEGTIRDLYGRSLQNNGVHASDSDASAERELGIIFA, from the coding sequence TTGAGCAAGACCTACCTGATGATAAAACCCGAGCTGGTCGCGGATCAGAAGATCGGCGAAGTGCTGAAAATGTTGAGCGACAATGGTTTCCGCATTGAGCGCCTGGAGTTGAAGAAGCTCTCGATGGAAACCGTGAAGCAGTTTTATGCAGAGCATGAAGGCAAGCCCTTCTTCCCCGATCTGCTGAGCTACATTACGGGGGGACCCGTCGTGGCCGTGGCTCTGGAGAAAGAAAGCGCGGTTCCCGACCTGCGGACTTTGGTGGGAGCCACCAATCCGGAAGAGGCCGCGGAAGGTACCATTCGGGATCTTTATGGACGCAGTCTGCAGAATAACGGCGTTCACGCCAGCGACTCGGATGCTTCAGCGGAACGAGAACTCGGGATTATCTTCGCATGA
- a CDS encoding DUF177 domain-containing protein: MKILLSEIRDESREFRRESSLILEGLEERIGEVQIQARILVEPAGDRWNVRAELGAEYPMRCDRCSGQFQDRLETEFQRTVLRKEVEGLEEGEDVIILPYESQEVDLLAPLREALLLALPLQLLCRDDCAGLCPHCGQDLNQGSCDCEKDPGDSRWGPLLELKKQMEQDKNPGSGERQE, encoded by the coding sequence ATGAAGATTCTGCTTTCGGAGATTCGGGATGAGAGCCGGGAGTTTCGGCGGGAATCCTCTCTGATTCTGGAAGGCTTGGAAGAGCGCATCGGGGAAGTGCAGATTCAGGCACGGATCCTGGTCGAGCCGGCGGGAGACCGCTGGAATGTCCGGGCAGAACTTGGCGCTGAGTATCCCATGCGCTGCGACCGCTGCTCCGGACAGTTTCAGGATCGTCTGGAGACAGAGTTCCAGCGCACGGTTCTCCGCAAGGAGGTCGAGGGTCTGGAAGAGGGAGAGGATGTCATCATCCTTCCCTATGAGAGTCAGGAAGTGGATCTTCTGGCTCCGCTGCGCGAGGCACTGCTTCTGGCACTGCCTCTTCAACTGCTCTGCAGGGATGATTGTGCGGGACTTTGTCCCCACTGTGGTCAGGATCTGAATCAGGGATCCTGCGATTGTGAAAAGGATCCCGGGGACTCAAGATGGGGGCCCCTCCTGGAACTGAAGAAACAGATGGAGCAGGACAAAAATCCGGGCTCCGGTGAAAGGCAGGAATAG
- the rpmF gene encoding 50S ribosomal protein L32, which produces MAVPKKRKSRSRSRMTRAVWMASVRTPALVKCSHCGSMKTSHVVCPDCGWYAGRQVLKVETD; this is translated from the coding sequence ATGGCCGTTCCGAAGAAAAGAAAATCCCGCTCCCGTTCACGGATGACCCGCGCGGTCTGGATGGCGAGTGTTCGCACTCCTGCTCTGGTCAAGTGCAGTCATTGCGGGAGCATGAAAACGTCTCATGTGGTTTGCCCCGATTGCGGCTGGTACGCCGGCCGTCAGGTTCTCAAGGTAGAGACGGACTAG
- the plsX gene encoding phosphate acyltransferase PlsX → MKIALDVMGGDFGPPVLVRGALKALRELDPAPEIHLYGDPEEIRSVLQEEGESSDLFAIHPTTETIDMHDSPARAVRQKKDAPVPRAMRDIKDGKVDGIVSAGSTGAMVAGALLTLGRLSHVLRPAIATWFPGEGGGSVLLDVGANSDNKPEHLAQFGVMGRLFSESAFSVENPRVGLLNIGEESSKGSELYVQAHEQLSRMPVNFIGNIEGRDIVRGKADVIVCDGFTGNVVLKLAESMLGYLASRMKETVLSRLKGKIGLLLMRSGLREIRKELYYAEHGGAPLLGVNGTVIISHGKSNELAIKNAIGTAVRFQEMHTIQRTKELLQGVEESELEV, encoded by the coding sequence TTGAAGATCGCACTCGATGTGATGGGAGGCGACTTCGGGCCTCCCGTTCTCGTTCGTGGTGCCCTGAAAGCACTCCGCGAACTCGACCCTGCACCGGAGATCCATCTTTACGGAGATCCCGAAGAGATCCGTTCTGTCCTTCAGGAAGAGGGAGAGAGTTCGGATCTTTTTGCGATCCATCCGACCACAGAAACCATCGACATGCACGATTCTCCGGCTCGCGCCGTGCGTCAAAAAAAGGACGCTCCGGTGCCGCGTGCCATGCGGGATATCAAGGACGGCAAGGTGGATGGCATCGTCAGCGCCGGCAGCACCGGAGCCATGGTCGCTGGCGCCCTGCTTACCCTGGGGAGGCTTTCTCATGTTCTGCGTCCTGCCATCGCCACCTGGTTTCCCGGCGAGGGTGGGGGTTCCGTCCTTCTCGATGTGGGAGCGAACTCCGACAACAAGCCGGAGCATCTTGCGCAGTTCGGAGTCATGGGCCGGCTCTTTTCCGAGTCCGCTTTCTCGGTAGAGAATCCCCGTGTAGGCTTGCTGAACATCGGCGAAGAGTCGAGCAAGGGCAGCGAGCTTTATGTTCAGGCTCACGAGCAGCTTTCCAGAATGCCGGTGAACTTCATTGGAAACATTGAGGGCCGTGACATCGTCCGGGGGAAAGCGGATGTCATCGTCTGTGATGGTTTCACCGGAAATGTCGTGCTGAAGCTGGCCGAAAGCATGCTCGGATATCTGGCCAGCCGCATGAAAGAGACGGTTCTCTCACGCCTGAAGGGCAAGATCGGACTTCTTCTTATGAGAAGCGGCCTTCGTGAGATCCGCAAGGAACTCTACTATGCCGAACATGGAGGAGCGCCCCTTCTCGGGGTGAACGGGACGGTGATTATCAGCCACGGCAAGAGCAACGAGCTTGCCATCAAGAATGCCATTGGAACGGCCGTCCGCTTCCAGGAAATGCACACCATTCAGAGAACCAAGGAACTCCTGCAGGGAGTCGAGGAGAGTGAGCTTGAAGTCTGA